In Cystobacter ferrugineus, the following proteins share a genomic window:
- a CDS encoding HAD-IIB family hydrolase, translating to MASPRPLREADLSRVEGVFTDVDGTLTTAHRLRSTTIRALERLTDSGFKVVLVTGRPAGWGEAWARTLPVEGVIAENGGLFFLRGAGGRLRKVYAESPRVRGPNRERLQAEVAAVLRQVPGARLSVDSAYTEVDLAVDWNEEARLGEAGAERLEALLRARGVTAVRSSVHINCWLGRFDKRSAVRRFLKVAWGVTPVPGEPRFVYVGDSFNDAPMFGEFALSVGVANVRRVLGRIDTPPAFITRAEEGRGFEELVRALLASRGGGRGVGS from the coding sequence ATGGCCTCTCCCCGCCCCTTGCGTGAAGCGGACCTCTCCCGAGTGGAGGGTGTCTTCACCGATGTCGATGGCACCCTCACCACCGCGCACCGGTTGCGCTCCACCACCATTCGCGCCCTCGAGCGCCTCACGGACTCGGGCTTCAAGGTGGTGCTGGTGACGGGACGGCCGGCGGGCTGGGGCGAGGCCTGGGCCCGCACGCTGCCGGTGGAGGGCGTCATCGCGGAGAACGGCGGCCTGTTCTTCCTGCGCGGCGCGGGGGGGCGGCTGCGCAAGGTGTATGCGGAGTCCCCGCGCGTCCGGGGGCCCAACCGCGAGCGGCTCCAGGCCGAGGTGGCGGCGGTGCTGCGGCAGGTGCCGGGCGCGCGCCTGTCCGTGGACAGCGCCTACACCGAGGTGGACCTGGCGGTGGACTGGAACGAGGAGGCGCGGCTGGGCGAGGCGGGTGCCGAGCGCCTGGAAGCCCTGTTGCGCGCGCGCGGTGTGACGGCGGTGCGCTCGTCGGTACACATCAACTGCTGGCTGGGCCGCTTCGACAAGCGCTCCGCGGTGCGCCGCTTCTTGAAGGTCGCCTGGGGGGTGACGCCCGTGCCGGGCGAGCCCCGCTTCGTGTACGTGGGGGATAGTTTCAATGACGCTCCGATGTTCGGGGAGTTCGCCCTGAGTGTCGGGGTGGCCAACGTGCGGCGGGTGCTCGGACGCATCGACACGCCGCCGGCCTTCATCACCCGGGCGGAGGAGGGCAGGGGCTTCGAGGAGCTCGTGCGGGCCCTGCTCGCCTCCAGGGGTGGCGGAAGAGGAGTGGGATCGTGA